One window of the Patescibacteria group bacterium genome contains the following:
- a CDS encoding glycosyltransferase family 2 protein, with the protein MNNETKKSYLHIGQASDLQGKDRALYRALEMLPAVLAWATIVGAFFFSWWRPVWVAVFIIVFDLFWLIKTVFLSFHVRANWRRMQRHLAIDWTEKLTDKKWDHLWQLVIVPSAGESADVIRESLDLIVLARWPRERMMVVLALEDKGEVACRVGAQMQKNYTDKFGIFSVTYHPQGVAGEMRGKGSNETYGMREAQKIVDAHNIPYADILVSSFDEDTKLYSQYFLCLAWHFLTAERPYRSSFQPVPLYHNNVWESGALARVVAASGTFWQMMQQERPERLTTFSSHSMSFLSLVEVDFWQTNIVSEDSRIFWNHFFWYDGDWRAVPLSYPVSLDANAAPTLWQTAKNIYKQQRRWGWGVENVPYMLFNFIKNKKVPLGTKLRFSFNALEGFWSWATNALIIFALGWLPLYLGGREFNGTVLSFNLPQMTRRIMTLAMFGIVTSAAISQAMLRHTKDDYADKHRAPLLLHWILMPLSIIFFGAFPGLEAQTRLALGGKWRLGFWITPKSRLK; encoded by the coding sequence ATGAATAATGAGACTAAAAAAAGCTATTTGCACATAGGTCAGGCAAGCGACCTGCAGGGTAAGGACCGAGCGCTCTATCGTGCGCTCGAAATGTTGCCCGCGGTTCTCGCATGGGCGACCATTGTGGGGGCGTTTTTCTTTTCATGGTGGCGACCAGTGTGGGTCGCTGTTTTTATTATTGTCTTTGATCTTTTTTGGCTTATCAAAACAGTCTTTTTATCATTTCATGTGCGTGCCAATTGGCGGCGTATGCAGCGGCATTTGGCTATTGATTGGACAGAAAAACTTACAGATAAAAAATGGGATCATCTTTGGCAGTTGGTGATAGTGCCGTCTGCCGGAGAATCAGCCGATGTCATCCGTGAATCGCTCGATTTGATAGTATTGGCGCGCTGGCCGCGCGAACGCATGATGGTGGTATTGGCTCTCGAAGACAAAGGTGAGGTCGCGTGCCGGGTGGGCGCACAGATGCAAAAAAACTATACTGACAAGTTTGGTATTTTCTCTGTCACCTATCATCCGCAGGGAGTCGCCGGCGAGATGCGTGGCAAGGGATCAAACGAAACCTACGGTATGCGCGAGGCACAAAAGATCGTAGATGCGCACAATATTCCTTATGCTGATATCCTCGTCTCATCATTTGATGAAGACACCAAGCTCTACTCTCAATATTTTTTATGTTTGGCGTGGCATTTTCTGACAGCCGAGCGCCCATATCGATCGAGCTTCCAACCGGTACCGCTCTACCACAACAATGTATGGGAGTCAGGCGCGCTTGCGCGTGTGGTCGCGGCTTCCGGTACCTTTTGGCAGATGATGCAGCAAGAGCGCCCCGAGCGACTCACTACTTTTTCATCGCACTCAATGAGTTTTCTGAGTCTGGTAGAGGTTGATTTTTGGCAAACCAATATTGTCTCAGAGGATTCACGCATCTTTTGGAATCATTTCTTTTGGTATGACGGCGACTGGCGCGCGGTGCCACTCTCGTACCCCGTATCGCTCGATGCCAATGCTGCGCCCACGCTGTGGCAAACCGCAAAAAATATTTACAAACAGCAACGCCGCTGGGGGTGGGGGGTTGAGAATGTGCCGTATATGTTATTTAACTTTATAAAAAATAAAAAAGTACCGCTGGGCACCAAATTGCGTTTTTCGTTTAACGCGCTCGAAGGGTTTTGGTCGTGGGCGACCAATGCGCTCATTATCTTTGCGCTCGGTTGGCTGCCGTTGTATTTGGGCGGTAGAGAGTTCAACGGCACGGTGCTCTCATTCAATCTTCCGCAGATGACGCGCCGCATCATGACACTCGCGATGTTCGGTATTGTCACATCAGCTGCGATCTCACAGGCAATGTTGCGTCATACCAAAGACGATTATGCGGATAAGCACCGCGCGCCATTATTGCTCCATTGGATCTTAATGCCACTCTCAATTATCTTCTTCGGCGCGTTCCCAGGCCTCGAGGCGCAAACTCGCCTTGCCCTCGGCGGCAAATGGCGATTAGGTTTTTGGATTACGCCAAAAAGTCGATTGAAATGA
- the recG gene encoding ATP-dependent DNA helicase RecG gives MSHSLETPLSDLFRLTDIQKRALAKIGVQSAGDLLRYLPSRYTRASSIKAIKDISDGDTVAVEGKILSLEAKKTFQKRLRITEARIADQTGEITAVWFHQPYISKQLAKDDLVRLEGKVSDRKGSLFLSNPVYEKIGQLFLAESVTGSFLPVYPATRGASSRWIQFHILKTYEAIRGETFTDPVPKEILARYNLPNLQTAIRAAHWPKSEKENEGARKRLAFDEIFFIQLSRMQERMRLEETASLPIPPDKKALDAFMASLPFSFTKTQEKVFEAITSDISKKTPMARLLEGDVGSGKTVIAAGAAALATNAGFQATYMAPTEILARQHFDTFSKLLGTPFRKIGLLTSSEALVYPSKAFGGKPAHISKAQLFKWLESGEVTVLIGTHALLSEKVRFRHLAFIVVDEQHRFGVRQRMRLAKSKSRDHEYNPHFLSMTATPIPRTLALTVFGDLDLSVLDELPPGRSPIITEVLLKPKDRSWDFARSELEAGRQAYIICSRIDEGDDERKSVKKEYERMSKEIFPEFKSAMLHGKMTPRDKEKTLADFRENKIQILVATSVVEVGIDVPNATIMIVEGADRFGLAQLHQLRGRIGRGTHQSYFYAICESSAQTTLARLRALKNAKNGFELAERDLELRGPGELTGKNQWGLSDIGMEALKNIKMVEAARTEARALLERDRDLEKHPALKLAVSRMQSGYHFE, from the coding sequence ATGTCGCACTCACTCGAAACGCCCCTTTCCGATCTTTTTCGGCTGACTGATATTCAAAAACGCGCGCTTGCCAAAATTGGCGTGCAGAGCGCAGGTGATCTTCTGCGCTATCTCCCCTCACGCTACACACGCGCCTCATCGATCAAAGCCATCAAAGATATCTCTGATGGTGATACCGTAGCGGTTGAAGGCAAGATACTATCGCTCGAAGCAAAGAAAACTTTTCAAAAGCGCCTGCGCATCACCGAGGCCCGTATCGCCGACCAGACCGGTGAGATCACCGCCGTATGGTTCCACCAGCCTTATATCTCAAAGCAACTCGCCAAAGATGACCTCGTGCGACTTGAAGGCAAGGTGAGTGACCGCAAAGGATCGCTCTTTCTCTCAAATCCTGTGTACGAAAAAATTGGCCAGCTATTTTTGGCTGAATCCGTCACGGGATCGTTTTTACCTGTATATCCTGCTACACGCGGCGCATCGAGCCGCTGGATCCAGTTTCATATTTTAAAAACCTACGAGGCGATTAGAGGCGAAACATTCACGGACCCGGTACCTAAAGAGATTTTAGCGCGCTATAATCTGCCAAATCTGCAAACCGCCATACGCGCTGCGCACTGGCCCAAGAGTGAAAAAGAAAACGAAGGCGCGCGCAAACGCCTCGCGTTCGATGAAATCTTTTTCATCCAACTCTCACGCATGCAAGAACGCATGCGCCTCGAAGAAACCGCCTCGCTCCCCATCCCACCAGACAAAAAAGCCCTTGATGCCTTTATGGCTTCGCTCCCCTTTTCTTTTACTAAAACGCAGGAAAAAGTCTTTGAGGCGATCACGAGTGATATCAGTAAAAAAACTCCTATGGCGCGCCTCTTGGAGGGTGATGTGGGTTCGGGCAAGACCGTCATTGCGGCAGGTGCTGCGGCTCTGGCAACCAATGCGGGTTTTCAGGCAACCTACATGGCGCCGACCGAAATCTTGGCGCGCCAACACTTTGATACATTTTCAAAACTACTCGGCACACCGTTTCGTAAGATTGGTCTTTTGACCTCATCTGAGGCGCTCGTCTATCCATCAAAAGCATTTGGCGGCAAACCAGCGCACATATCAAAAGCACAGTTATTCAAATGGCTTGAGTCAGGCGAAGTAACCGTACTCATCGGCACGCACGCACTTCTATCTGAAAAAGTGCGCTTTCGGCATTTGGCATTTATCGTAGTTGATGAACAACATCGCTTTGGAGTTAGGCAGCGCATGCGACTCGCCAAATCAAAATCACGCGATCATGAGTATAATCCCCACTTTCTCTCGATGACGGCCACGCCTATCCCCCGCACGCTTGCGCTCACGGTGTTTGGTGACCTTGATCTATCAGTGCTCGACGAATTGCCACCGGGCCGGTCACCTATCATCACCGAGGTTCTATTAAAACCGAAAGATCGCTCGTGGGATTTTGCGCGTAGTGAACTCGAGGCCGGCCGGCAGGCATACATCATCTGCTCGCGTATCGATGAGGGGGACGACGAGCGCAAATCGGTCAAAAAAGAATATGAGCGTATGAGCAAAGAAATTTTTCCGGAGTTTAAAAGCGCCATGCTCCACGGCAAAATGACGCCGCGCGACAAGGAAAAAACGCTAGCGGATTTTAGAGAGAATAAGATTCAGATTCTTGTCGCCACCTCAGTCGTCGAAGTTGGTATCGATGTGCCCAACGCCACTATCATGATCGTCGAGGGCGCTGACCGCTTTGGCCTCGCCCAACTCCATCAGCTCCGAGGGCGCATCGGCCGTGGCACCCACCAGTCATATTTTTATGCGATCTGCGAATCGTCGGCCCAGACAACACTCGCGCGCTTGCGCGCGCTCAAAAATGCAAAAAACGGCTTTGAGCTTGCCGAGCGTGATTTAGAACTGCGTGGCCCCGGCGAGCTCACCGGCAAAAACCAATGGGGTCTGTCAGACATCGGTATGGAAGCGCTCAAAAATATAAAGATGGTTGAGGCCGCACGCACGGAGGCGCGAGCACTTCTCGAGCGCGATCGTGATCTCGAAAAACACCCAGCACTCAAATTGGCCGTCTCACGGATGCAAAGCGGCTATCACTTTGAATAA